The Salinibaculum sp. SYNS191 genome has a window encoding:
- a CDS encoding TMEM175 family protein produces the protein MALPFRRESEETDRLLALSDGVIAIAITLLVLEISVPELPPGTTSEALQAVVFDQWNQFVGYTLSFLVIGLYWTLHRRVFVYIEEHNRGVLWLNLLFLLFVAFVPYGTSVFSTYPNAFGIAFIAAVLALTGLSLALLWLYASRKRLIEEGLTSRVVTIQATRYLVSPVVFLLSIVVATVDPGWAVLTWLLLVPINAALNSRLVESIEVAAEEADSSETD, from the coding sequence ATGGCACTCCCCTTCCGGCGTGAGAGCGAGGAGACGGACCGGCTGCTCGCGCTCTCGGACGGCGTCATCGCGATCGCCATCACCCTGCTGGTGCTCGAAATCTCGGTCCCGGAGCTGCCGCCGGGGACGACGTCCGAGGCTCTCCAGGCGGTCGTCTTCGACCAGTGGAACCAGTTCGTCGGGTACACGCTCAGCTTCCTCGTCATCGGGCTCTACTGGACGCTCCACCGGCGCGTGTTCGTCTACATCGAGGAGCACAATCGGGGGGTTCTCTGGCTGAACCTCCTCTTTTTGCTCTTCGTGGCGTTCGTCCCCTACGGCACGAGCGTCTTCAGCACCTACCCCAACGCATTCGGCATCGCGTTCATCGCAGCGGTGCTCGCGCTCACCGGTCTCAGTCTCGCGCTCCTGTGGCTGTACGCGTCGAGAAAGCGCCTGATTGAGGAAGGGCTCACCTCGCGAGTCGTCACGATTCAGGCCACGCGGTACCTCGTCTCACCGGTCGTGTTCCTCCTCTCTATCGTCGTCGCGACCGTCGACCCCGGGTGGGCAGTGCTCACCTGGCTCCTGCTCGTGCCGATCAACGCCGCCCTGAACTCGCGGCTGGTCGAGAGCATCGAGGTGGCAGCAGAAGAGGCCGATAGCAGCGAAACGGACTGA
- the glnA gene encoding type I glutamate--ammonia ligase — MTSATLSDDAQAVIDEIEERDIDFLRLQFTDILGTVKNVSIPAEQAEKAFTEGIYFDGSSIDGFVRIQESDMRLVPNPSTFAVLPWTSAGDHTSARLICDVYDTATDAAFDGDPRWVLKRAVQRANDMGYTVNTGPEPEFFLFEEDEDGDATLDFSDSGGYFDLAPKDLASDVRGDIIYGLEEMGFEVEASHHEVAESQHEIDFKYDDILSTADNVATFRSVVRAIAAQHDMHATFMPKPIPKINGSGMHTHLSLFTEDGENAFHDPADEFNLSETAKQFLAGILEHAPAITAVANPTVNSYKRLVPGYEAPVYIAWSDVNRSALVRKPAARTPAASRIELRSPDPSCNPYLAFAAMIHAGLDGIENDLDCPDPVRENIYDFDEAERAEYGIETLPSNLGEAVDELESDEVLMDALGPHVAEKFVEAKRQEFREYLVDVSQWEIDRYLEKF, encoded by the coding sequence ATGACGAGTGCAACACTCTCCGACGATGCACAGGCCGTCATCGACGAAATCGAGGAGCGCGACATCGACTTCCTCAGGTTGCAGTTCACGGACATCCTGGGAACGGTCAAGAACGTCTCTATCCCCGCCGAGCAGGCGGAGAAAGCGTTCACGGAAGGCATCTACTTCGACGGCTCCTCTATCGACGGGTTCGTCCGCATCCAGGAGTCGGACATGCGGCTCGTGCCGAACCCGTCGACGTTCGCCGTGCTCCCCTGGACCAGTGCGGGAGATCACACGAGCGCGCGGCTCATCTGTGACGTCTACGACACGGCGACGGACGCGGCGTTCGACGGCGACCCCCGGTGGGTCCTCAAGCGCGCCGTCCAGCGGGCCAACGACATGGGGTACACGGTCAATACAGGTCCGGAACCCGAGTTCTTCCTGTTCGAGGAGGACGAGGACGGCGACGCGACCCTGGACTTCTCCGACAGCGGGGGGTACTTCGACCTCGCGCCGAAGGACCTCGCCTCGGACGTCCGCGGCGACATCATCTACGGACTCGAGGAGATGGGCTTCGAGGTCGAGGCCAGCCACCACGAGGTGGCCGAGAGCCAGCACGAGATCGACTTCAAGTACGACGACATCCTCAGCACGGCCGACAACGTCGCGACCTTCCGGTCGGTCGTCCGGGCTATCGCCGCCCAGCACGACATGCACGCGACGTTCATGCCCAAGCCCATCCCGAAAATCAACGGGTCGGGCATGCACACACACCTGTCGCTTTTCACCGAGGACGGCGAGAACGCCTTCCACGACCCGGCCGATGAGTTCAACCTCTCGGAGACGGCCAAGCAGTTCCTCGCGGGCATCCTCGAACACGCGCCCGCCATCACCGCCGTCGCGAATCCGACGGTCAACAGCTACAAGCGACTCGTTCCCGGCTACGAAGCCCCGGTCTACATCGCGTGGTCCGACGTCAACCGTTCCGCGCTCGTCCGCAAGCCGGCCGCGCGGACGCCCGCTGCGAGCCGCATCGAACTGCGCTCGCCGGACCCCTCGTGTAACCCGTACCTCGCCTTCGCCGCGATGATTCACGCCGGGCTCGACGGCATCGAGAACGACCTCGACTGTCCCGACCCGGTCCGCGAGAACATCTACGACTTCGACGAGGCCGAACGGGCGGAGTACGGCATCGAGACGCTGCCGTCGAACCTGGGCGAGGCCGTCGACGAACTCGAAAGCGACGAAGTCCTCATGGACGCGCTCGGCCCGCACGTCGCCGAGAAGTTCGTCGAGGCGAAACGCCAGGAGTTCCGGGAGTACCTGGTCGACGTCTCCCAGTGGGAGATCGACCGCTACCTGGAGAAGTTCTGA
- a CDS encoding HalOD1 output domain-containing protein, with translation MASNASLSRSVIEAVAAREGVPATELPEPLARAVDPDALDSLFNHSAGHVLFTYEGYEVCVSSTGDVSLTPTEGR, from the coding sequence ATGGCATCGAATGCGTCGCTGAGTCGGTCAGTAATCGAGGCCGTCGCCGCCCGTGAAGGTGTCCCCGCGACCGAACTGCCCGAACCTCTGGCACGGGCCGTCGACCCCGACGCGCTGGACTCGCTTTTCAACCACAGTGCCGGTCACGTGCTGTTCACCTACGAGGGGTACGAGGTGTGCGTCAGTTCGACTGGCGACGTCTCGCTGACCCCAACCGAGGGCCGCTAA
- the msrB gene encoding peptide-methionine (R)-S-oxide reductase MsrB: protein MSEQSERELPENEEEWREILTDEEYRILREAGTEPKFSGDLLDVKDDGVFTCAGCGTELFASDEKFDSGSGWPSFWDVYQEGNMETRLDTSHGMRRTEVVCANCGGHLGHVFDDGPEPTGKRYCINSAALDFEPDE, encoded by the coding sequence ATGAGCGAGCAGAGCGAACGCGAACTTCCCGAGAACGAGGAGGAGTGGCGAGAGATACTGACAGACGAGGAGTACCGCATCCTGCGCGAGGCGGGAACGGAGCCGAAGTTCAGCGGCGACCTGCTGGACGTCAAAGACGACGGCGTCTTCACCTGTGCCGGCTGTGGCACGGAGCTGTTCGCGTCCGACGAGAAGTTCGACTCCGGCAGCGGGTGGCCCAGCTTCTGGGACGTCTACCAGGAGGGCAACATGGAGACGCGGCTGGACACGAGCCACGGGATGCGACGGACCGAAGTCGTCTGCGCGAACTGCGGCGGCCACCTCGGCCACGTCTTCGACGACGGCCCGGAGCCGACCGGGAAGCGCTACTGCATCAACTCGGCAGCGCTGGACTTCGAGCCCGACGAGTAG